The following proteins are co-located in the Cupriavidus pauculus genome:
- a CDS encoding ABC transporter ATP-binding protein: protein MSAASPPVGFADIARMAPWPLAGAMAAAAVSATLCLVPLWCLSVIAAHLLDEPYGDAALRPLLASALAAVMLRWALMAFSHAAAHTGALRASHTLRLRLTRHLAQVPLTVVDRRPPGRLRRVIADDVAALESFVAHLLPDATAAVVLPVTAFVWLCLADWPLALAALAPLPFALLAQAALLRGSDERLRQWSGMQQRIAAQTAQFIRGIHVVRSFGLSARTFGTLRATVETAAAWVGAIARRSGWAWAAFGATLSAGLPAVAVAGAWRYRQGSLDAATYVLCLLVAPAVLLPLLRLTHIVGEQRQRRDALARINAVLAEPVLPEPSPETAGGALPTAPLDIAFRHVSHAFGTRQAVRDIDVVLPAGKLTAIVGASGAGKTTLVRLAAREFDPDAGRVLLGGRDVRDWPLDALLQRFAIVGQEVQLLHGTVLDNLLLARPGATISEVQAATRAAQAHDFIMALPQRYQTPVGERGARLSGGERQRLSLARALLKDAPVLILDEATSHADPCSEALIGRALAHACRGRTVLAVAHRLHTIVHADLILVLDAGRLVDRGRHAELLGRCAHYRTLWNHYTAAHAPAPAP from the coding sequence GTGAGCGCCGCGTCCCCGCCGGTCGGCTTTGCCGATATCGCGCGCATGGCGCCATGGCCGCTCGCGGGCGCCATGGCGGCCGCGGCAGTCTCGGCCACGCTATGCCTGGTGCCGCTCTGGTGCCTGTCCGTCATCGCGGCGCACCTGCTGGACGAGCCCTACGGCGACGCCGCCCTGCGGCCGCTGCTGGCATCGGCCCTGGCTGCCGTGATGCTGCGCTGGGCGCTGATGGCGTTCAGCCACGCGGCGGCGCACACGGGCGCGCTGCGGGCGTCGCACACGTTGCGGCTGCGGCTGACACGCCATCTCGCGCAGGTGCCGCTGACGGTGGTGGACCGCCGCCCCCCGGGCCGGCTGCGCCGGGTGATTGCCGACGACGTCGCCGCGCTGGAAAGCTTCGTGGCCCACCTGCTGCCCGATGCGACGGCGGCCGTCGTGCTGCCCGTCACCGCCTTCGTCTGGCTATGCCTGGCGGACTGGCCACTGGCGCTGGCCGCGCTGGCGCCGCTACCGTTCGCCCTGCTGGCGCAGGCCGCGTTGCTGCGCGGATCGGACGAGCGGCTGCGGCAATGGTCGGGCATGCAGCAGCGCATCGCGGCGCAGACGGCGCAGTTCATCCGCGGCATCCATGTCGTACGCAGCTTCGGCCTGTCCGCCCGGACGTTCGGCACGCTGCGCGCCACGGTGGAAACGGCCGCCGCGTGGGTGGGCGCCATCGCGCGGCGCAGCGGCTGGGCGTGGGCGGCGTTCGGCGCGACGCTGTCCGCGGGACTGCCGGCCGTGGCCGTGGCCGGTGCATGGCGCTACCGGCAGGGGTCGCTCGATGCCGCCACGTACGTGCTGTGCCTGCTCGTGGCACCGGCGGTGCTGCTGCCGCTGCTGCGGCTGACCCATATCGTCGGCGAACAGCGGCAGCGCCGCGACGCACTGGCGCGCATCAACGCCGTGCTGGCCGAGCCGGTGCTGCCGGAACCGTCACCGGAGACAGCCGGCGGCGCCCTGCCCACCGCGCCGCTGGACATCGCGTTCCGGCACGTCAGCCATGCGTTCGGCACGCGGCAGGCGGTACGGGATATCGATGTCGTGCTGCCAGCCGGGAAACTCACGGCGATCGTGGGTGCCAGCGGCGCGGGCAAGACGACGCTGGTCCGGCTTGCCGCGCGCGAGTTCGATCCCGATGCCGGCCGGGTGCTGCTGGGCGGGCGCGACGTCCGCGACTGGCCGCTGGATGCGCTGCTGCAACGGTTTGCCATCGTCGGCCAGGAGGTGCAGTTGCTGCACGGCACCGTCCTGGACAACCTGCTGCTGGCACGGCCGGGGGCCACGATCAGCGAGGTGCAGGCCGCCACGCGCGCCGCACAGGCGCACGACTTCATCATGGCGCTGCCGCAGCGCTACCAGACGCCGGTGGGCGAACGCGGCGCGCGCCTGTCCGGCGGCGAACGCCAGCGGCTCTCGCTGGCGCGGGCACTGCTCAAGGACGCCCCGGTCCTGATCCTCGATGAAGCCACCTCCCACGCCGATCCCTGCAGCGAGGCGCTGATCGGTCGCGCGCTGGCGCATGCGTGCCGCGGCCGCACCGTCCTGGCCGTGGCGCACCGTCTGCACACAATCGTCCACGCCGACCTGATCCTCGTGCTCGATGCCGGACGGCTGGTCGACCGCGGCCGCCATGCCGAACTGCTGGGCCGCTGCGCGCACTACCGCACGCTCTGGAACCACTACACGGCCGCGCACGCCCCGGCCCCCGCGCCATGA
- a CDS encoding ABC transporter ATP-binding protein, protein MIGPLLRAGQWLAPVRDPRLASGLRLAALEGMLAAAPCLLAGLLLQSAVAGRADGPMMLATGAALAMLLVLRMAVGALATQRLFAGTYATMAAARLLLADHLLRLPLGWFRTARDGDLAARLTGDLELIEHLWAHCLGLFASTLATLLCLLAGLAWVDGTLALAVAATLPLAGLALAQGQRAAVRAGSRALHSASAMQAELHGYLSTLRVHRYHGRLGSGWRRLEGTMAVHLRHMLALERRPAAWVAALGAAAEGSFVLVAVLAAWRVTQGALPAATWVLFVVIALPLYRLLQDLGVAAVMLRFGQRALARVETLRDTPPLPEPAAPTLPTRFDIALDGVAFAHDDACAQQPGHARADRGKPVAGLHGLSCAIPAQGLTAIVGASGAGKSTLLHLLCRLWDVDAGAIRIGGVDLRAMGSDALHRHMALVSQDVVLLPGTVLDNLRLGNPHATRDAVKRAARLAQAHDFIERLPDGYDTDLDATGIDLSGGERQRLSLARALVRDVPILLLDEATASVDAATDAAIASGLATQRHRAVVMVTHRLQHLRHADRILVLDAGRLVEAGTHDALLAADGRYARFWQGQTVPAAPLAASTP, encoded by the coding sequence ATGATCGGCCCGCTGCTGCGCGCCGGCCAATGGCTGGCCCCCGTGCGCGATCCCCGTCTGGCCAGCGGCCTGCGCCTTGCCGCGCTCGAAGGCATGCTGGCCGCCGCACCTTGCCTGCTTGCCGGCCTGTTGCTGCAATCGGCCGTTGCCGGCCGCGCAGACGGCCCGATGATGCTGGCCACGGGCGCCGCGCTGGCCATGCTGCTCGTCCTGCGCATGGCCGTGGGCGCCCTGGCCACACAGCGGCTGTTTGCCGGTACCTACGCCACGATGGCCGCCGCCCGGCTGCTGCTGGCCGACCATCTGCTCCGGCTGCCGCTGGGGTGGTTCCGCACCGCGCGCGATGGCGACCTTGCGGCGCGGCTGACCGGCGACCTCGAACTGATCGAGCACTTGTGGGCCCATTGCCTTGGCCTGTTCGCAAGCACGCTGGCAACGCTGCTGTGCCTGCTGGCCGGTCTGGCCTGGGTGGACGGCACACTGGCCCTTGCCGTCGCCGCCACGCTGCCGCTTGCCGGCCTGGCGCTTGCGCAGGGCCAGCGCGCCGCCGTGCGGGCCGGCAGCCGCGCGCTGCACAGCGCCAGCGCAATGCAGGCGGAACTGCACGGCTACCTGTCGACATTGCGCGTGCATCGCTACCACGGCCGGCTGGGCAGCGGCTGGCGGCGCCTGGAGGGGACCATGGCGGTCCACCTGCGCCACATGCTCGCACTAGAACGACGCCCCGCGGCCTGGGTGGCCGCGCTTGGCGCCGCCGCCGAGGGCAGCTTCGTGCTGGTGGCCGTACTGGCCGCCTGGCGCGTGACCCAGGGGGCGCTGCCAGCGGCCACATGGGTGCTGTTCGTGGTCATCGCCCTGCCGTTGTACCGGCTGCTCCAGGATCTGGGCGTGGCCGCCGTGATGCTGCGCTTCGGCCAGCGGGCGCTCGCGCGCGTCGAGACGCTGCGCGATACGCCCCCCCTGCCCGAACCGGCCGCGCCAACCCTGCCCACGCGTTTCGATATCGCGCTGGACGGCGTCGCGTTCGCCCACGACGACGCTTGCGCGCAGCAACCCGGTCATGCGCGCGCTGACAGGGGCAAGCCCGTAGCCGGACTGCATGGCCTGTCGTGCGCGATTCCCGCCCAGGGGCTGACGGCCATCGTCGGGGCCAGCGGCGCCGGCAAGAGCACGCTGCTGCATCTGCTTTGCCGCCTCTGGGACGTGGACGCAGGCGCCATCCGCATCGGTGGCGTCGACCTGCGCGCCATGGGCAGCGACGCGCTGCACCGGCACATGGCGCTTGTCTCGCAGGACGTCGTGCTGCTGCCCGGCACGGTGCTGGACAACCTGCGGCTCGGCAACCCCCATGCCACGCGCGATGCCGTGAAGCGGGCGGCCCGGCTGGCGCAGGCACACGACTTCATCGAACGCCTGCCGGACGGCTACGACACCGACCTCGACGCCACGGGCATCGACCTGTCCGGCGGCGAACGCCAGCGCCTGTCGCTGGCCCGTGCGCTGGTGCGCGACGTACCCATCCTGCTGCTGGACGAGGCCACCGCCAGCGTGGACGCCGCCACGGATGCTGCCATCGCCAGCGGCCTGGCCACCCAACGCCACCGGGCCGTCGTGATGGTGACGCACCGGCTGCAGCACCTGCGCCATGCCGACCGCATCCTGGTGCTCGATGCCGGCCGACTCGTGGAAGCCGGCACACACGACGCCCTGCTCGCTGCCGATGGCCGCTACGCGCGCTTCTGGCAAGGCCAAACCGTACCGGCCGCGCCACTCGCCGCCAGCACGCCTTAA